In a single window of the Bacillota bacterium genome:
- the nth gene encoding endonuclease III, producing MDNRQRVAEIIKVFDRIYPEAGCSLEYKDPLQLLIATQLAAQCTDARVNVVTKALFRKYKNVYDFAEADLAELEEDIKSTGFYRNKAKNIKKCCRMIIDEFGGMVPDNLEDILKLPGVGRKTANLVLGDIFGIPGIVVDTHAKRLSKRMGFTENEDPVKIEYDLMKIVPKEEWTRFCHQLVLHGRAVCTARNPKCDKCPVSKFCKFYMKI from the coding sequence GTGGATAACAGGCAGAGGGTTGCAGAGATTATAAAAGTGTTTGATAGAATATATCCGGAGGCAGGGTGTTCCTTAGAATATAAAGACCCTCTGCAGCTTCTTATAGCTACTCAGCTGGCTGCACAGTGTACTGATGCCAGGGTGAACGTAGTGACAAAAGCCCTGTTCCGGAAATATAAAAATGTATATGATTTTGCCGAAGCGGATTTGGCAGAGCTTGAAGAAGATATTAAATCTACGGGATTTTACAGGAATAAGGCAAAAAATATAAAGAAATGCTGCAGGATGATTATAGATGAATTTGGAGGAATGGTACCGGATAACCTTGAGGATATACTCAAACTTCCAGGCGTGGGCAGAAAAACGGCAAATTTAGTGCTGGGGGATATTTTTGGCATACCCGGCATAGTTGTCGATACCCATGCAAAGAGGTTGTCAAAAAGGATGGGTTTTACAGAAAACGAAGATCCGGTAAAGATTGAGTATGATTTGATGAAAATAGTTCCAAAAGAAGAATGGACAAGATTTTGTCACCAGCTTGTCTTGCATGGGAGAGCCGTATGCACTGCCAGAAATCCCAAATGTGATAAGTGCCCGGTAAGTAAATTTTGTAAATTTTATATGAAAATTTAA